In Candidatus Binataceae bacterium, the genomic window CTGTGTGACTTCGTTAACCGTGCCCATATATCTGCCCTTGAGCGCCGAGAAGATCTGCATTTTCGAATCGCTCGTCACCAGGGCAAACAGCAGCGGATTGTCGTCCCGGCTCACCTGGATCGCGTTTGAAACCAGCGGCAGCGGAATTTTGGCGACGCGCTTGCGATCGTTGACGTCGTAGACCCACACCTCCGGGCCGCCCATCTTTTGCGTCCATTCGCCGCCCTGATGCATCAGGACGAAAATCAGATGTCCCGGCGCATAGCCCGCCACCGGCTGCCATCCGCCGGGCCGCCATCCGTCCTTCTTCTCCTGCTCGCTCAGCATCGACCACGCATCTCCCGGCGCTGCCGGACTCGATCCAAGGTCCATGGGATAAACCATCCCGTGGTAGCTGACAAAGTAGGCCTTCCTGTCCATCAGCGCCGGCAATTGAAAAACCGGATCCTTTTCGACGTCGAAGAACGGTTTTTCGGTGCGTTTCTGCTCCGTCACCTTGGCGCTGTCGTCGAACGTCGTCGTCAGCATCGAGCCGTCCGCACATACGGAGGCGAACCGCCGCTCGGCCAGCACCAGGATCTCCGAGCATCCCGGAGTCTGAATCTCACCCGCGACTTTCTTGCTCTCGAGATCGACCGCGGTGACCGAGGTCGCAGGGGTCAAATTCAACATCAGCACGAAGCGCCCGTCCGGCGTCACGGCCATCGAGGTCGGATCGGCGATCGCGAGTTGGCGCTTGTTGGTGAGCGGAATCTCGCCGATGCGCGAGAGATGAGTGGCGTCGTAAACCGTCAGGACGTCGGTGCGATCGCCCTGCGTGCCGCGCGAATAAAAGGTGTCCGCCGTGTAGAAGAACTTGTGATCGGGCGCGGGCGCGAACATCGCGGCCAGCCCGCCCGAGATGTTGCCGATCACCTGTTGCGTGTCGCCGTCGATCAGCACGATCGGCGTCAGCATGATCGAGCCCGCCAGCGGAGCCATCGCCGCAACCCAATGCGGAGAGGCCGGCGGCAGCTGCAACACCGTTACCTGTTCGTTGGGCGGCATCTGAGCAAGCGCGCCCGCACCACTCCGCGCGGTCACGCCCATGAGGATTGCGATGAGAAGGAGGCCCAACCGTTTTGTCATTCCAGTTCTCCTGCACTCTTGCGTTGCGCACGCCCCCGCCGCCAACGAGCGCTGACGGCCGATCGGGCTCGTCCAGAGTTGAGGCTCCGGACGATTGCGAGGGTTGTCGATCGCGCTTGCCGAGGTAGCGCTCTGTCGGCGCTTACGCCGGCAGGAGTGACTCCTTCACGAAGTCGCGAACGGCATCGCCTGCCTCGATCAAGAAGTCTAAACTCTCCGAGCTCGATCACCTTCTATTCGGAAACCCCGCGTCTTTCCAGACCCGCGCGGCCTGCGGCCAGTGCACCCCGACAAGGCCCCTGTCAGCGTACCCCTCACAACTTTCCGGCGATCCAGATTACGTGACCGACGACATTGACGTTGTCCGCCGCCACGACCGAAGGCTCGTATGCGGCGTTGTCATTGCGGATGATCAGCCTGCCGTCGGGGCGGCGCTGGATACGCTTGATCGACAGCTCTCCTCCGGCGCGCAATACGTAAACTCCGTCGTGGCGAAATCGCGGTTCTCGCAAGTCAACCAGCATCAGATCTCCCTCTTCGATCG contains:
- a CDS encoding amine dehydrogenase large subunit; translation: MTKRLGLLLIAILMGVTARSGAGALAQMPPNEQVTVLQLPPASPHWVAAMAPLAGSIMLTPIVLIDGDTQQVIGNISGGLAAMFAPAPDHKFFYTADTFYSRGTQGDRTDVLTVYDATHLSRIGEIPLTNKRQLAIADPTSMAVTPDGRFVLMLNLTPATSVTAVDLESKKVAGEIQTPGCSEILVLAERRFASVCADGSMLTTTFDDSAKVTEQKRTEKPFFDVEKDPVFQLPALMDRKAYFVSYHGMVYPMDLGSSPAAPGDAWSMLSEQEKKDGWRPGGWQPVAGYAPGHLIFVLMHQGGEWTQKMGGPEVWVYDVNDRKRVAKIPLPLVSNAIQVSRDDNPLLFALVTSDSKMQIFSALKGRYMGTVNEVTQHPYTLFGL